The proteins below are encoded in one region of Acidobacteriota bacterium:
- a CDS encoding Gfo/Idh/MocA family oxidoreductase — MTHSPSRRSFLASAGKGAAATAIAGVAPAIVPARVFGSTSPSNRINVGAIGVGRISREHDMPDTLAFESARIMAVCDLDRRRLEDGKRFVNDFYAKQTGASYDGVRMYDDYRELLANPDIDAVLVSTPDHWHAPLAIAAVEAGKDVYLQKPASLTIAEGRALSYAVHRTGRILQLGSQNRSLPQHRYACELVRNGRIGKLVSVEVGLAADPSGDVEPEMPVPATFNYDMWLGSTPEVFYTEKRVHPQVGYDRPGWLRCEQFGAGMITGWGAHHIDTAHWGMGAEFTGPVEVWGKAEFPKTGLWDVHGPFRTEARYADGVHMIVSDSITNGVKFIGTEGWIFVNRVGGLSGTDPKAYLGEPRALDASDRRILTSEIGPNEVHLIDSRDQHGNWLEAIRTRQLPIAPVEVGHRSCTACLLHHMAMRAGRTLHWDPTRERFRNDDEANGWVSRPQRYPYMFT; from the coding sequence ATGACCCATTCTCCGTCCCGGCGGTCCTTCCTCGCTTCGGCGGGCAAGGGCGCTGCCGCCACCGCCATCGCCGGCGTCGCGCCGGCCATCGTGCCCGCCCGCGTGTTCGGCAGTACGTCGCCGTCCAATCGCATCAACGTCGGGGCGATCGGCGTCGGCCGCATCTCGCGCGAGCACGACATGCCGGACACGCTGGCGTTCGAGTCGGCGCGGATCATGGCGGTGTGCGACCTGGACCGGCGCCGGCTCGAGGACGGCAAGCGCTTCGTGAACGATTTCTATGCCAAGCAGACGGGCGCGTCCTACGACGGCGTCAGGATGTACGACGACTACAGGGAACTGCTCGCCAATCCCGACATCGACGCCGTCCTCGTGAGCACGCCCGATCACTGGCACGCGCCGCTCGCGATCGCCGCGGTGGAGGCGGGCAAGGACGTCTACCTCCAGAAGCCGGCGTCGCTGACCATCGCCGAAGGGCGGGCGCTGTCGTACGCCGTCCATCGCACGGGGCGCATCCTGCAGTTGGGCAGCCAGAACCGCTCGCTGCCGCAGCACCGCTATGCCTGCGAGCTCGTACGCAACGGCCGTATCGGCAAGCTCGTGTCGGTGGAGGTGGGGCTGGCGGCCGATCCGTCAGGCGACGTCGAGCCCGAGATGCCCGTGCCGGCCACGTTCAACTACGACATGTGGCTCGGGTCGACACCGGAGGTCTTCTACACCGAGAAGCGCGTCCACCCGCAGGTCGGCTACGACCGTCCGGGCTGGCTCCGCTGCGAGCAATTCGGCGCCGGGATGATCACCGGCTGGGGCGCGCACCACATCGACACGGCGCACTGGGGCATGGGCGCGGAGTTCACGGGACCCGTGGAGGTCTGGGGCAAGGCGGAGTTCCCGAAGACTGGCCTGTGGGACGTCCATGGGCCGTTCCGCACCGAGGCGCGCTACGCCGACGGCGTCCACATGATCGTCAGCGACTCGATCACCAACGGCGTCAAGTTCATCGGGACGGAGGGCTGGATCTTCGTCAACCGCGTGGGCGGACTGTCGGGGACCGACCCGAAGGCGTACCTGGGTGAGCCGCGCGCGCTCGATGCCAGCGATCGCCGTATCCTGACGTCGGAGATCGGCCCGAACGAGGTGCATCTCATCGACAGCCGCGACCAGCACGGCAACTGGCTCGAGGCGATCCGCACGCGCCAGCTTCCGATCGCCCCCGTGGAAGTGGGGCATCGCTCCTGCACCGCGTGCCTGCTCCATCACATGGCCATGCGCGCCGGCCGCACGCTGCACTGGGATCCGACCCGCGAACGCTTCAGGAACGACGATGAGGCCAACGGGTGGGTGTCGCGCCCGCAGCGCTATCCGTACATGTTCACGTAG
- a CDS encoding type IV pilus twitching motility protein PilT — translation MHLNDLLTHAVRSGASDIHIKVGSFPMMRVDGTLVVANESRRLERDDTETMAATVLNVEQRKYFVAHQEIDAAYSIAGLGRFRCNVFTQRGTISLVIRVISTKVPTVETLELPEVLGRIAEEERGLVLVTGTTGSGKSTTLAAMIDHINKQRYSHIVTVEDPIEYLHRDQQSIVNQREINVDTKSFAHALRSALRQDPDVILVGEMRDLETVETALLAAETGHLVFSTLHTLDAPESINRIVAVFPPHQQRQVRLQLASVLRAVVSQRLLPRATGAGRVAAVEVMITTPFIRDCVADKDKTHLIHGAIAAGTSQYGMQTFDQHLFFMYARGTITYDDAMRYASNKDEFKLKVQGVSTTADMARDEMLQAAMGSTPAVPEVTRFGG, via the coding sequence ATGCATCTCAACGACCTCCTGACGCACGCCGTTCGCAGCGGCGCCTCCGACATCCACATCAAGGTGGGCAGCTTCCCGATGATGCGCGTCGACGGCACGCTGGTCGTCGCCAACGAGAGCCGCCGCCTGGAACGCGACGACACGGAGACGATGGCGGCCACGGTGCTCAACGTCGAGCAGCGAAAGTACTTCGTCGCACACCAGGAAATCGACGCGGCGTACAGCATCGCGGGGCTCGGGCGCTTCCGCTGCAACGTCTTCACGCAGCGCGGCACCATCTCGCTCGTCATTCGCGTGATCTCCACGAAGGTCCCGACCGTCGAGACACTCGAACTGCCCGAGGTGCTCGGGCGCATCGCCGAAGAGGAACGCGGCCTCGTGCTCGTCACGGGCACGACGGGCTCGGGCAAGAGCACGACGCTCGCGGCGATGATCGATCACATCAACAAGCAGCGGTACTCGCACATCGTGACCGTCGAGGACCCCATCGAGTACCTCCATCGCGATCAGCAGTCGATCGTCAACCAGCGCGAGATCAACGTCGACACCAAGTCGTTCGCGCACGCGCTGCGGTCGGCCCTGCGCCAGGACCCCGACGTCATCCTCGTGGGCGAGATGCGCGACCTCGAGACGGTGGAGACGGCGCTGCTCGCCGCCGAGACGGGCCACCTGGTCTTCTCGACCCTCCACACGCTCGACGCCCCGGAAAGCATCAACCGCATCGTCGCGGTCTTCCCGCCACACCAGCAGCGACAGGTCCGCCTGCAACTGGCCAGCGTGCTGCGCGCCGTGGTGTCGCAGCGGCTGCTGCCGCGCGCGACGGGCGCGGGACGTGTGGCCGCCGTGGAGGTGATGATCACCACGCCGTTCATCCGCGATTGCGTGGCCGACAAGGACAAGACGCACCTGATCCACGGGGCCATCGCCGCCGGCACGTCGCAGTACGGCATGCAGACCTTCGATCAGCACCTGTTCTTCATGTACGCGCGCGGCACGATCACGTACGACGACGCAATGCGCTACGCGTCGAACAAGGACGAGTTCAAGCTGAAGGTGCAGGGCGTTTCGACGACGGCCGACATGGCCCGCGACGAGATGCTGCAGGCGGCGATGGGCAGCACCCCGGCCGTTCCGGAAGTCACGCGGTTCGGCGGATAG
- a CDS encoding OmpA family protein — translation MAPNILSSLRNQLSGEAPPHLHEGHGTSRAVDTTTWFSLDRIELDTASPTLRASSNDQLDAIAAIPNASPSVSLKIGGDIDNGGDETLNKALSASRADNTKQALVTRGIATSRLDADGSGKEHPVASNDTEDGRQHNRRLDVRVTAT, via the coding sequence ATGGCACCGAACATCCTGTCCTCTCTCAGGAATCAGTTGTCGGGCGAGGCGCCCCCGCACCTGCACGAGGGGCACGGAACGTCGCGCGCCGTCGACACCACGACGTGGTTCTCGTTGGACAGGATCGAGCTCGATACGGCATCGCCCACGCTGCGTGCGAGCTCGAACGATCAACTCGATGCGATCGCCGCGATTCCGAACGCATCTCCGAGCGTGTCGCTGAAGATCGGCGGCGACATCGACAACGGGGGCGACGAGACGCTCAACAAGGCGCTGTCGGCTTCGCGCGCGGACAACACGAAGCAGGCGCTGGTGACGCGCGGCATCGCGACGTCACGTCTCGACGCCGACGGCTCCGGCAAGGAACACCCTGTCGCGAGTAACGACACCGAAGACGGACGTCAGCACAATCGGCGGCTCGACGTGCGCGTGACAGCCACGTAG
- a CDS encoding regulatory protein RecX gives MPRDVTPPDPYAYGLAALGRRELTERQLRTRLARRGCEPGAVDAALTRLRREGLLDDVRAARAFARTEARIKHRGPIRIRRTLETMGLDREQARQATDEGFEERPVSEALEYALARRLRGPVTDGRHARRLVGYLVRQGFELSDAVAAVRRASGGSNLEP, from the coding sequence ATGCCGCGCGACGTCACACCTCCAGACCCGTACGCGTACGGTCTTGCCGCACTCGGACGCCGGGAACTGACCGAGCGGCAACTCCGCACGCGACTCGCGCGGCGGGGATGCGAGCCGGGCGCCGTCGACGCGGCGCTGACGCGGTTGCGGCGCGAAGGCCTGCTGGACGACGTGCGCGCGGCGCGCGCGTTCGCGAGGACGGAGGCCCGCATCAAGCATCGCGGGCCGATCCGCATCAGGCGGACGCTCGAGACGATGGGGCTCGATCGCGAGCAGGCCCGGCAGGCGACCGATGAGGGCTTCGAGGAGCGTCCGGTGTCGGAAGCCCTCGAGTACGCGCTCGCGCGCCGGTTGCGCGGTCCCGTCACCGATGGCAGACACGCCCGGCGTCTCGTCGGATATCTCGTCCGACAGGGGTTCGAACTCTCGGACGCCGTCGCGGCCGTCAGGCGCGCGTCGGGTGGCTCGAACCTCGAGCCGTAA
- a CDS encoding carbohydrate-binding family 9-like protein: MLRRFVLGCGALLVLSAPAFAQVRSAAPATARPAQAPQPVDASYSVRKVTPGTTRAALLAADDGAWKGAAVLAWGASPYETRLRALWAPEGLYLRWDADDPAPWATMTRRDDHLWDEEVVEIFLDPAWAGKDYWELEISPTNVVCDVRMVAPFPKVTSDLTWNHEGLETSVRHEKGAKGQPLRWIATAFAPWQGFRSLPLPQSVALPPAPGDAWGFNAFRIERPNGPARPTDGALTNAWSPTGSPSFHVPAAFRKFIFVE; encoded by the coding sequence ATGCTTCGACGGTTCGTGCTCGGGTGTGGCGCTCTCCTCGTTCTTTCGGCTCCGGCTTTCGCGCAGGTTCGATCAGCGGCCCCGGCGACCGCACGGCCGGCGCAGGCACCGCAGCCTGTCGATGCGAGCTACAGCGTGCGCAAGGTGACACCGGGCACCACGCGTGCCGCCCTGCTCGCGGCAGACGATGGGGCGTGGAAGGGCGCGGCGGTGCTGGCGTGGGGCGCGTCGCCATACGAGACGCGGCTTCGTGCGCTGTGGGCACCGGAAGGCCTCTACCTCCGCTGGGACGCCGACGACCCGGCCCCGTGGGCCACGATGACCAGGCGCGACGACCACCTGTGGGATGAGGAAGTCGTCGAGATCTTCCTGGATCCTGCCTGGGCGGGGAAGGACTACTGGGAACTCGAAATCAGCCCCACCAATGTGGTGTGCGACGTGCGCATGGTGGCGCCGTTCCCGAAGGTGACGAGCGACCTCACATGGAACCACGAGGGGCTCGAGACGTCGGTCAGGCACGAGAAGGGTGCCAAGGGCCAGCCGCTTCGGTGGATTGCGACGGCCTTCGCCCCGTGGCAGGGGTTCCGGTCGCTGCCGCTGCCTCAGAGCGTCGCGTTGCCTCCGGCGCCCGGCGACGCGTGGGGCTTCAATGCGTTTCGCATCGAACGTCCCAACGGTCCCGCGCGTCCGACAGACGGCGCACTCACGAACGCCTGGTCGCCGACGGGCTCACCGAGCTTCCACGTGCCTGCGGCGTTCCGGAAGTTCATCTTCGTCGAGTAA
- a CDS encoding ABC transporter permease, with protein sequence MRKVLIIAIAELEQAVRSKAFLIGLLSVPLLMVLAFAIQTVTARRDTSERRFAILDRTGVVAPLLVEATRSHNTEATSPAGRRTGPHFAPEVVAPSNEPEDAARLALSDRVRKGELFAFVEIPVAALQGDAEAGAVRYFSQTPTYQTLPDWLRREVSRIVGTVRLERLGVDRTQATGLLAPLPLTRRELVVRGPDGTVAEAATVDVGRAILVPSIAMFVLFGLVMSSAPQLLNSVIEEKTSRISEVLLGSVSAFQLMLGKLLGSVAVTLTLAAVYLGSGLVALAQVDYMGVIPWGILPWFALFLVIAVVLYGSLFIAIGAACSEIKDAQGMMTPAIILTILPLLVWIQVVQNPDGAIATGFSLVPFWSPYLMLMRLALPPGPPLWQLALAVVGSVATTIAIVWAAGRILRVGLLMQGKTASYREMARWIGAR encoded by the coding sequence ATGCGCAAGGTCCTCATCATCGCCATCGCGGAGCTCGAGCAGGCCGTTCGCAGCAAGGCCTTCCTGATCGGCCTGCTGTCGGTGCCGCTGCTGATGGTGCTCGCGTTCGCCATCCAGACCGTCACGGCGCGGCGCGACACGTCGGAGCGCCGGTTCGCCATCCTCGATCGCACGGGCGTGGTGGCTCCGCTGCTGGTAGAAGCGACGCGTTCGCACAACACGGAGGCGACGTCTCCCGCCGGCCGGCGTACGGGACCTCACTTTGCGCCAGAAGTGGTCGCGCCGTCGAACGAACCGGAGGACGCCGCGCGGCTGGCGCTGTCGGACCGTGTACGCAAGGGTGAGCTGTTTGCGTTCGTCGAGATTCCCGTCGCCGCGCTGCAGGGCGATGCGGAGGCCGGAGCCGTCAGGTACTTCAGTCAGACCCCGACGTATCAGACGTTGCCCGACTGGCTGCGGCGCGAAGTGAGCCGCATCGTCGGCACCGTACGCCTGGAACGGCTGGGCGTGGACCGCACGCAGGCCACCGGTCTGCTCGCACCCCTGCCTCTCACACGCCGCGAACTCGTGGTGCGCGGTCCCGACGGCACGGTCGCCGAAGCGGCGACCGTGGACGTCGGGCGGGCGATCCTGGTGCCCTCCATCGCGATGTTCGTGCTGTTCGGCCTCGTCATGAGTTCCGCGCCGCAACTGCTCAACAGCGTGATCGAGGAGAAGACCAGCCGCATCAGCGAAGTGCTGCTCGGGTCGGTCAGCGCATTCCAGTTGATGCTCGGCAAGCTGCTCGGCAGCGTGGCCGTGACGCTCACGCTGGCGGCGGTGTATCTCGGCAGCGGCCTGGTCGCGCTGGCGCAGGTCGACTACATGGGCGTGATCCCGTGGGGCATACTCCCGTGGTTCGCGCTGTTTCTCGTCATCGCCGTGGTGCTCTACGGCTCGCTGTTCATCGCGATCGGTGCCGCGTGCAGCGAGATCAAGGATGCGCAGGGCATGATGACGCCCGCGATCATCCTGACGATACTGCCGCTGCTCGTGTGGATTCAGGTGGTGCAGAACCCGGACGGCGCCATCGCCACGGGCTTCTCGCTCGTCCCGTTCTGGTCGCCGTACCTGATGCTGATGCGGCTCGCGCTGCCACCCGGGCCGCCACTCTGGCAGCTTGCGCTGGCCGTCGTCGGTTCCGTCGCGACAACGATTGCCATCGTCTGGGCGGCCGGGCGCATCCTGCGCGTCGGGCTCCTGATGCAGGGCAAGACCGCGTCGTACCGCGAGATGGCCCGCTGGATCGGCGCGCGGTGA
- a CDS encoding ATP-binding cassette domain-containing protein: MRPAIALDSVYKRFGSTTAVDALSLEVPPGAIYGFIGPNGSGKTTTLRMIMNILLPDSGTVEVLGSRDTSAARDTVGYLPEERGLYKQMPVRRLLTYYGELKGGRRDQVQREADDWLARLGLSHVADRKVQALSKGMSQKVQFIATVVARPALVILDEPFSGLDPVNRDVMRDAVLELKARGTTILFSTHDMAVAERLCDRIGMIFRGRKVLDGSLDDIQSTYGHDEVLVQADGGRVVLTAIPGVDGVVDHGNVQSVRLSMDPQQFLAQLVARTHVQRFEITRPSLHDIFVDIARPTADEDSSSLEN, from the coding sequence ATGCGACCTGCCATTGCGCTCGACTCGGTCTACAAACGCTTCGGTTCGACGACTGCCGTCGACGCGCTGTCGCTCGAGGTGCCCCCGGGGGCGATCTACGGCTTCATCGGTCCCAACGGGTCGGGGAAGACGACGACGCTGCGGATGATCATGAACATCCTGCTGCCCGACAGCGGGACCGTCGAGGTGCTGGGCAGTCGCGACACCTCGGCCGCGCGTGACACGGTCGGCTACCTCCCCGAAGAGCGCGGACTCTACAAGCAGATGCCGGTGCGCCGCCTGCTGACGTACTACGGCGAGCTCAAGGGCGGTCGCCGGGATCAGGTGCAGCGCGAGGCCGACGACTGGCTCGCACGTCTCGGGTTGTCGCACGTGGCCGACAGGAAGGTGCAGGCCCTCTCCAAGGGCATGTCGCAGAAGGTGCAGTTCATCGCGACAGTCGTGGCGCGCCCGGCGCTGGTGATCCTCGACGAGCCCTTCTCGGGCCTGGATCCCGTCAACCGCGACGTGATGCGCGACGCGGTCCTCGAGCTGAAGGCGCGCGGCACGACGATTCTCTTCAGCACGCACGACATGGCCGTCGCCGAGCGCCTGTGCGATCGCATCGGCATGATCTTCCGCGGACGCAAGGTGCTCGACGGATCGCTCGACGATATCCAGTCGACGTACGGGCACGACGAGGTCCTGGTGCAGGCCGATGGAGGACGCGTGGTCCTCACCGCCATCCCGGGCGTGGATGGCGTCGTCGATCACGGCAACGTGCAGTCGGTACGCCTCTCCATGGACCCGCAGCAGTTTCTGGCGCAGCTTGTGGCGCGCACGCACGTGCAGCGGTTCGAGATCACGCGGCCGTCGCTGCACGACATCTTCGTCGACATCGCTCGTCCCACCGCGGACGAGGACTCGTCGAGCCTGGAGAACTGA
- the alaS gene encoding alanine--tRNA ligase: protein MRSREIRRGFLDYFASRGHKPVASSSLVPGDDPTLLFTNAGMNQFKDVFLGKERRDYSRATTAQKCMRVSGKHNDLDNVGPSPRHHTFFEMLGNFSFGDYFKADAIPFAWTLLTDVWHLPKERLHATIFQGDATVPRDDEAYALWRQFLPADRISELGADDNFWQMGDTGPCGRCSEIYYVKDDGSMMEIWNNVFMEFDRQPGGALVPLPAPSIDTGMGLERVTAVLQGVESNYDTDLFQPLLQDVAAMCGRAYGADEASGTSMRVIADHMRASTFLIADGVIPSNEWRGYVLRKIMRRAMRHGKKLGINDPFMHVLADRVVAEMDDAYPELRTNRDSVVKVIRSEEERFDAVLTGGLGRLEQVLDRTVAAGSQVVAGDEVFRLYDSLGLPLDFIEDLASERQLTVDRAGYDAAMEAQRERARAGSHFELTRAQGFTTREASTSAALDSLGDRFDGYDATDVDGAHIVALFDDTRTEVPALDAGAAGFVVLDRTPFYVESGGQVSDTGTLTAHDGAADVQGMSRLSAGGPRVHHVVVSRGTLRTGSLVQARVDAARRTAIRRNHTATHLLHAALRQTLGTHVKQAGSLVAPDRLRFDFVHTGSISADDLAAIERIVNAEVMRNTGVETTLRKTDEAMALGAMALFGEKYGDTVRVVNVPGFSLELCGGTHCRATGDIGPFTIVSEGGVAAGVRRVEAVTGEGAVALLQDERRQLQAVSAELHAAPADAADTAVKLQAEVKRLTKALHDARVKAALGTGGDATGGQQTHDASGVKVVTRRVDGVDRTALRDLADQIKASLGSGVVVLAADAEGKVSFVVSVTKDLTGRVKAGDLVKRLGPIVGGGGGGRPDFAEAGGKQPERIDDLLAAAPGAVSDILSQTTN, encoded by the coding sequence ATGCGTTCTCGCGAGATCCGCCGTGGGTTCCTCGACTATTTCGCGTCGCGCGGGCACAAGCCCGTGGCCAGTTCGTCGCTGGTGCCTGGCGACGATCCGACGTTGCTCTTCACCAACGCCGGGATGAACCAGTTCAAGGACGTCTTCCTCGGCAAGGAGCGGCGCGACTACTCGCGCGCCACCACCGCGCAGAAGTGCATGCGCGTGAGCGGGAAACACAACGACCTCGACAACGTGGGGCCGTCGCCACGCCACCATACGTTCTTCGAGATGCTGGGCAACTTCTCGTTCGGCGACTACTTCAAGGCCGACGCCATCCCCTTCGCCTGGACACTGCTTACGGACGTGTGGCACCTGCCGAAGGAACGCCTGCACGCGACGATCTTCCAGGGCGACGCCACAGTGCCGCGAGACGACGAGGCGTACGCGCTCTGGCGGCAGTTCCTGCCCGCCGATCGCATCAGTGAGCTCGGCGCCGACGACAACTTCTGGCAGATGGGCGACACGGGCCCGTGCGGCAGGTGCTCCGAGATCTACTACGTGAAAGACGATGGTTCCATGATGGAGATCTGGAACAACGTCTTCATGGAGTTCGATCGTCAGCCGGGCGGCGCACTGGTGCCGCTGCCGGCTCCGTCCATCGACACGGGCATGGGCCTCGAACGCGTGACGGCGGTGCTCCAGGGCGTGGAGAGCAACTACGACACCGATCTGTTCCAGCCGCTGCTGCAGGACGTGGCGGCGATGTGCGGGCGCGCGTATGGCGCCGACGAAGCGTCCGGCACGTCGATGCGCGTCATCGCCGATCACATGCGCGCGTCGACGTTCCTCATCGCCGACGGCGTGATCCCGAGCAACGAGTGGCGCGGGTACGTGCTTCGCAAGATCATGCGTCGCGCGATGCGGCACGGCAAGAAGCTCGGCATCAACGATCCCTTCATGCACGTGCTCGCCGATCGCGTGGTAGCCGAAATGGACGACGCGTACCCGGAACTCCGGACCAACCGCGACAGCGTCGTGAAGGTGATCCGCTCCGAGGAGGAGCGCTTCGACGCCGTGTTGACGGGCGGCCTCGGACGTCTGGAGCAGGTGCTCGATCGCACAGTAGCCGCCGGCAGCCAGGTGGTGGCGGGAGACGAGGTCTTCCGGCTCTACGACTCGCTGGGCCTGCCGCTCGACTTCATCGAGGACCTCGCGAGCGAGCGGCAGTTGACCGTCGACCGCGCGGGCTACGACGCCGCCATGGAGGCGCAGCGTGAACGGGCGCGGGCGGGCAGCCACTTCGAACTGACGCGCGCGCAGGGCTTCACGACGCGCGAGGCATCCACCTCCGCGGCCCTCGACAGCCTCGGCGATCGATTCGACGGCTACGACGCGACGGATGTCGATGGGGCCCACATCGTGGCGCTCTTCGACGACACGCGCACCGAGGTGCCTGCGCTCGACGCCGGCGCGGCCGGTTTCGTCGTCCTCGATCGCACGCCGTTCTATGTGGAGAGCGGCGGACAGGTCTCCGATACGGGCACGCTCACCGCGCACGACGGCGCGGCCGACGTGCAGGGCATGTCGCGCCTGTCTGCCGGTGGTCCGCGCGTGCATCACGTTGTGGTGTCGCGCGGCACGCTGCGGACCGGATCCCTCGTACAGGCGCGCGTCGATGCTGCGCGGCGCACCGCGATCCGCCGGAACCACACCGCAACGCACCTGCTCCACGCCGCCCTGCGACAGACGCTGGGCACGCACGTGAAGCAGGCCGGCTCGCTCGTGGCGCCGGATCGACTCCGCTTCGACTTCGTACACACGGGCTCCATCTCCGCCGACGACCTCGCCGCCATCGAGCGCATCGTCAACGCAGAGGTGATGCGCAACACGGGTGTCGAGACGACGCTGCGAAAGACCGACGAGGCGATGGCGCTCGGTGCGATGGCCCTGTTCGGCGAGAAGTACGGCGACACCGTGCGCGTGGTGAACGTTCCCGGGTTCAGCCTGGAACTCTGTGGCGGCACACACTGTCGCGCGACGGGCGACATCGGTCCGTTCACCATCGTCAGTGAAGGCGGTGTGGCGGCCGGCGTGCGTCGCGTCGAAGCCGTGACGGGCGAAGGCGCCGTGGCGCTGCTCCAGGACGAGCGTCGGCAGTTGCAGGCCGTGTCGGCGGAGCTCCACGCGGCACCGGCGGACGCCGCCGACACGGCCGTGAAGCTCCAGGCCGAGGTCAAGCGACTCACCAAAGCCCTTCATGACGCCCGCGTGAAGGCGGCGCTGGGCACCGGCGGCGACGCGACGGGCGGTCAACAGACGCACGACGCGAGTGGCGTGAAGGTGGTGACGCGGCGGGTTGATGGCGTGGACCGCACGGCGCTGCGCGACCTGGCCGATCAGATCAAGGCGTCGCTCGGTTCCGGCGTCGTCGTGCTCGCGGCCGACGCCGAGGGCAAGGTGAGCTTCGTGGTGTCGGTGACCAAGGACCTGACGGGCCGCGTCAAGGCGGGCGACCTGGTGAAGCGCCTCGGCCCGATCGTAGGAGGTGGCGGTGGTGGGCGCCCCGATTTCGCTGAGGCCGGCGGCAAGCAGCCGGAGCGGATCGACGACCTCCTCGCGGCCGCCCCGGGCGCCGTGAGCGACATCCTGAGCCAGACGACGAACTGA
- a CDS encoding lytic transglycosylase domain-containing protein: MVCSRAWVSSLVLVAGVSLAASPASAQIFVSRDAAGTIVLSDSPMAGTTATYAVRGSSIRTTRVESAGTQSLYDEVIEAASAEHGVRPELVRAVIQVESAFNPRARSHVGAMGLMQLMPGTAADLGVDNPWDPVQNIHGGVAYLGSLIRTFGGDEVLALAAYNAGPGAVNRYGQKVPPYRETQDYVRKITNRTTVGSAPRGGSGRAIVYKVLEDVDGQLQWRLTGTRPTSGRYEVVR, encoded by the coding sequence ATGGTGTGTTCTCGCGCATGGGTGTCGTCGCTGGTCCTGGTCGCCGGGGTGAGTCTGGCGGCCTCCCCAGCATCGGCGCAGATCTTCGTGAGCCGCGACGCGGCCGGCACGATCGTCCTGTCCGATTCGCCGATGGCCGGCACGACGGCCACCTATGCGGTCCGCGGATCGTCCATCAGGACCACGCGCGTGGAATCGGCAGGCACCCAATCGCTGTACGACGAAGTGATCGAGGCCGCCTCCGCTGAACATGGCGTCAGGCCGGAACTCGTTCGCGCCGTGATCCAGGTGGAATCGGCTTTCAACCCGCGTGCGCGTTCCCATGTGGGTGCGATGGGGTTGATGCAGTTGATGCCCGGGACGGCCGCCGACCTCGGTGTGGACAACCCCTGGGATCCTGTCCAGAACATCCACGGGGGCGTGGCGTACCTCGGGTCGCTGATCCGGACCTTCGGTGGCGACGAGGTGCTGGCACTCGCGGCGTACAACGCGGGGCCCGGCGCGGTGAACCGCTACGGCCAGAAGGTGCCGCCCTACCGCGAGACGCAGGACTACGTCCGCAAGATCACCAACCGTACGACGGTGGGCTCGGCCCCTCGCGGCGGGAGTGGACGAGCCATTGTCTACAAGGTGCTGGAAGATGTGGACGGTCAGCTGCAGTGGCGCCTGACGGGCACGCGGCCCACGAGCGGTCGCTACGAGGTGGTGCGCTGA
- a CDS encoding TerB family tellurite resistance protein: MLSTLFRSLGLGGGDDARHETETVSEIAAALKGLPPERARLLAGFAYLLGRVAFADHHVTDEERAVMEVRLAAEEDVTPEQAARLVHLAIAATSSHGAAEDYQVAREFEALASLDEKRQLLRALFTVSAQHGIATVEDTEISRIANALRLDRADVMALRLEFRDALNARRTT, translated from the coding sequence ATGCTGTCCACACTGTTCCGCAGTCTGGGGCTTGGCGGAGGAGACGATGCCAGGCATGAGACGGAGACCGTCTCGGAGATTGCGGCGGCGCTGAAGGGGCTGCCGCCCGAGCGCGCGCGCCTGCTGGCCGGGTTCGCGTATCTGCTCGGACGGGTGGCGTTCGCCGATCACCACGTGACCGATGAGGAACGTGCGGTGATGGAGGTGCGACTGGCGGCGGAAGAGGACGTGACCCCCGAGCAGGCCGCGCGGCTGGTACACCTGGCCATAGCGGCCACATCCAGCCATGGCGCGGCGGAGGATTATCAGGTCGCGCGGGAGTTCGAGGCGCTGGCCTCGCTCGACGAGAAGCGTCAGCTCTTGCGCGCACTGTTCACCGTGTCCGCGCAGCACGGCATCGCCACGGTCGAGGATACGGAAATCAGCCGCATCGCCAACGCGCTGCGGCTCGATCGGGCGGATGTGATGGCCCTGCGCCTTGAATTTCGCGACGCCCTCAACGCTCGCCGCACGACCTGA
- a CDS encoding phage holin family protein: MGFLLHWAIVAASLWVTAYLVPGVTVRSVSALVVAALVLGLVNALVRPVLTILTLPITILTLGLFYLVVNGLAFGLAAAVTPGFDVAGFGSAVLGALLVSVVSWVLGGVFASKR, translated from the coding sequence ATGGGCTTCCTCCTGCATTGGGCCATCGTGGCGGCGTCGCTCTGGGTGACGGCGTATCTCGTGCCGGGTGTCACGGTGCGATCGGTGTCGGCGCTGGTCGTGGCTGCGTTGGTGCTCGGATTGGTCAATGCGCTGGTACGACCGGTGCTCACCATCCTCACGCTCCCGATCACCATCCTGACGCTGGGGCTGTTCTACCTCGTCGTCAACGGCCTGGCGTTCGGGCTGGCGGCGGCCGTCACGCCCGGATTCGACGTGGCGGGCTTCGGCAGCGCGGTCCTCGGAGCCCTGCTCGTCAGCGTCGTGAGCTGGGTGCTCGGCGGCGTGTTCGCGTCGAAGCGCTGA